One segment of Macaca fascicularis isolate 582-1 chromosome 2, T2T-MFA8v1.1 DNA contains the following:
- the PLCD1 gene encoding 1-phosphatidylinositol 4,5-bisphosphate phosphodiesterase delta-1 isoform X2, with translation MDSGRDFLTLHGLQDDEDLQALLKGSQLLKVKSSSWRRERFYKLQEDCKTIWQESRKVMRTPESQLFSIEDIQEVRMGHRTEGLEKFARDVPEDRCFSIVFKDQRNTLDLIAPSPADAQHWVLGLRKIIYHSGSMDQRQKLRHWIHSCLRKADKNKDNKMSFKELQNFLKELNIQVDDSYARKIFRECDRSQTDSLEDEEIEAFYKMLTQRVEIDRTFAEAAGSGETLSVDQLVTFLQHQQREEAAGPALALSLIERYEPSETAKAQRQMTKDGFLMYLLSADGSAFSLAHRRVYQDMGQPLSHYLVSSSHNTYLLEDQLAGPSSTEAYIRALCKGCRCLELDCWDGPNQEPIIYHGYTFTSKILFCDVLRAIRDYAFKASPYPVILSLENHCTLEQQRVMARHLQAILGPMLLNRQLDGVTNSLPSPEQLKGKILLKGKKLGGLLPPGGEGGPEATVVSDEDEAAEMEDEAVRSRVQHKPKEDKLRLAQELSDMVIYCKSVHFGGFSSPGTPGQAFYEMASFSENRALRLLQESGNGFVRHNVGHLSRIYPAGWRTDSSNYSPVEMWNGGCQIVALNFQTPGPEMDVYQGRFQDNGACGYVLKPAFLRDPNATFNPRALAQGPWWARKRLNIRVISGQQLPKVNKNKNSIVDPKVTVEIHGVSRDVASRQTAVITNNGFNPWWDTEFAFEVVVPDLALVRFLVEDYDASSKNDFIGQSTIPLNSLKQGYRHVHLLSKNGDQHPSATLFVKISLQD, from the exons ATGGACTCGGGCCGGGACTTCCTGACTCTGCACG GCCTGCAGGATGATGAGGATCTACAGGCCCTGCTGAAGGGCAGCCAGCTCCTGAAGGTGAAGTCCAGCTCATGGAGGAGAGAGCGCTTCTACAAGTTGCAGGAGGACTGCAAGACCATCTGGCAGGAGTCCCGCAAGGTCATGCGGACCCCGGAGTCCCAGCTGT TCTCCATCGAGGACATTCAGGAGGTGCGAATGGGGCACCGCACGGAGGGTCTGGAGAAGTTCGCCCGTGATGTGCCCGAGGACCGCTGCTTCTCCATTGTCTTCAAGGACCAGCGCAATACACTAGACCTCATCGCCCCCTCGCCAGCTGATGCCCAGCACTGGGTGCTGGGGCTGCGCAAGATCATCTACCACTCAGGCTCCATGGACCAGCGGCAGAAGCTACGGCA CTGGATTCACTCCTGCTTGCGAAAAGCTGACAAGAACAAGGACAACAAGATGAGCTTCAAGGAGCTGCAGAACTTCCTGAAGGAGCTCAACATCCAGGTGGACGACAGCTATGCCCGGAAGATCTTCCGG GAGTGTGACCGCTCCCAGACAGACTCCCTGGAGGATGAGGAGATTGAGGCCTTCTACAAGATGCTGACCCAGCGGGTGGAGATCGACCGCACCTTCGCCGAGGCCGCGGGCTCAGGGGAGACTCTGTCGGTGGATCAGTTAGTGACGTTCCTGCAGCACCAGCAGCGGGAGGAGGCGGCAGGGCCTGCGCTGGCCCTCTCCCTCATTGAGCGCTACGAGCCCAGCGAGACTG CCAAGGCGCAGCGGCAGATGACCAAGGATGGCTTCCTCATGTACTTACTGTCAGCTGACGGCAGTGCCTTCAGCCTGGCACACCGCCGCGTCTACCAGGATATGGGCCAGCCGCTTAGCCACTACCTGGTGTCCTCTTCGCACAACACCTACCTGCTGGAGGACCAGCTCGCCGGGCCCAGCAGCACTGAGGCCTACATCCG GGCACTGTGCAAAGGCTGCCGCTGCCTAGAGCTCGACTGCTGGGACGGACCCAACCAGGAACCAATCATCTACCACGGCTATACTTTCACTTCCAAGATCCTCTTCTGCGATGTGCTCAGGGCCATCCGGGACTACGCCTTCAAG GCATCCCCCTACCCCGTCATCCTGTCCCTGGAGAACCACTGCACCCTGGAGCAGCAGCGCGTGATGGCGCGGCACCTGCAAGCCATCCTGGGCCCCATGCTGTTGAACCGGCAGCTGGATGGGGTCACCAACAGCCTGCCCTCCCCTGAG CAACTGAAGGGGAAGATCCTGCTGAAGGGGAAGAAGCTCGGGGGGCTCCTGCCTCCTGGAGGGGAGGGTGGCCCTGAGGCCACTGTGGTGTCAGACGAAGATGAGGCTGCTGAGATGGAGGATGAGGCAGTGAGGAGCCGCGTGCAGCACAAGCCCAAG GAGGACAAGCTCAGGCTAGCACAGGAGCTCTCTGACATGGTCATTTACTGCAAGAGCGTCCACTTTGGGGGCTTCTCCAGTCCTGGTACCCCTGGACAGGCCTTCTACGAGATGGCGTCCTTCTCTGAGAACCGTGCCCTTCGACTGCTCCAGGAATCAG GAAACGGCTTTGTCCGCCACAACGTGGGGCACCTGAGCAGAATCTACCCGGCTGGATGGAGAACAGACTCCTCCAACTACAGCCCCGTGGAGATGTGGAACGGGGGCTGCCAGATCG TGGCCCTGAACTTCCAGACACCTGGGCCAGAGATGGACGTGTACCAGGGCCGCTTCCAGGACAACGGGGCCTGTGGGTACGTGCTGAAACCCGCCTTCCTGCGAGACCCCAACGCCACCTTTAACCCCCGCGCCCTGGCTCAGGGGCCCTGGTGGGCACGGAAGCGGCTCAACATCAGG GTCATTTCAGGGCAGCAGCTGCCAAAAGTCAACAAGAATAAGAATTCAATTGTGGACCCCAAGGTAACAGTGGAGATCCATGGCGTGAGCCGGGACGTGGCCAGCCGCCAGACTGCTGTCATCACCAACAACG GTTTCAACCCATGGTGGGACACGGAGTTTGCGTTTGAGGTAGTTGTGCCTGACCTTGCCCTCGTCCGCTTCTTGGTGGAAGATTATGATGCCTCCTCCAAGAACGACTTCATTGGCCAGAGTACCATCCCCTTGAACAGCCTCAAGCAAG GATACCGCCATGTCCACCTCTTGTCTAAGAATGGGGACCAGCATCCATCAGCCACCCTCTTTGTGAAGATCTCCCTCCAGGACTAG
- the PLCD1 gene encoding 1-phosphatidylinositol 4,5-bisphosphate phosphodiesterase delta-1 isoform X1: MQCLGIRSRSRSRELYLQEQSLKVAALNGRRLGLQDDEDLQALLKGSQLLKVKSSSWRRERFYKLQEDCKTIWQESRKVMRTPESQLFSIEDIQEVRMGHRTEGLEKFARDVPEDRCFSIVFKDQRNTLDLIAPSPADAQHWVLGLRKIIYHSGSMDQRQKLRHWIHSCLRKADKNKDNKMSFKELQNFLKELNIQVDDSYARKIFRECDRSQTDSLEDEEIEAFYKMLTQRVEIDRTFAEAAGSGETLSVDQLVTFLQHQQREEAAGPALALSLIERYEPSETAKAQRQMTKDGFLMYLLSADGSAFSLAHRRVYQDMGQPLSHYLVSSSHNTYLLEDQLAGPSSTEAYIRALCKGCRCLELDCWDGPNQEPIIYHGYTFTSKILFCDVLRAIRDYAFKASPYPVILSLENHCTLEQQRVMARHLQAILGPMLLNRQLDGVTNSLPSPEQLKGKILLKGKKLGGLLPPGGEGGPEATVVSDEDEAAEMEDEAVRSRVQHKPKEDKLRLAQELSDMVIYCKSVHFGGFSSPGTPGQAFYEMASFSENRALRLLQESGNGFVRHNVGHLSRIYPAGWRTDSSNYSPVEMWNGGCQIVALNFQTPGPEMDVYQGRFQDNGACGYVLKPAFLRDPNATFNPRALAQGPWWARKRLNIRVISGQQLPKVNKNKNSIVDPKVTVEIHGVSRDVASRQTAVITNNGFNPWWDTEFAFEVVVPDLALVRFLVEDYDASSKNDFIGQSTIPLNSLKQGYRHVHLLSKNGDQHPSATLFVKISLQD; encoded by the exons ATGCAGTGCCTGGGGATCCGGAGCCGGAGCCGCTCCAGGGAGCTCTACCTGCAGGAGCAGAGCCTTAAGGTGGCGGCGCTCAATGGACGGAGGCTGG GCCTGCAGGATGATGAGGATCTACAGGCCCTGCTGAAGGGCAGCCAGCTCCTGAAGGTGAAGTCCAGCTCATGGAGGAGAGAGCGCTTCTACAAGTTGCAGGAGGACTGCAAGACCATCTGGCAGGAGTCCCGCAAGGTCATGCGGACCCCGGAGTCCCAGCTGT TCTCCATCGAGGACATTCAGGAGGTGCGAATGGGGCACCGCACGGAGGGTCTGGAGAAGTTCGCCCGTGATGTGCCCGAGGACCGCTGCTTCTCCATTGTCTTCAAGGACCAGCGCAATACACTAGACCTCATCGCCCCCTCGCCAGCTGATGCCCAGCACTGGGTGCTGGGGCTGCGCAAGATCATCTACCACTCAGGCTCCATGGACCAGCGGCAGAAGCTACGGCA CTGGATTCACTCCTGCTTGCGAAAAGCTGACAAGAACAAGGACAACAAGATGAGCTTCAAGGAGCTGCAGAACTTCCTGAAGGAGCTCAACATCCAGGTGGACGACAGCTATGCCCGGAAGATCTTCCGG GAGTGTGACCGCTCCCAGACAGACTCCCTGGAGGATGAGGAGATTGAGGCCTTCTACAAGATGCTGACCCAGCGGGTGGAGATCGACCGCACCTTCGCCGAGGCCGCGGGCTCAGGGGAGACTCTGTCGGTGGATCAGTTAGTGACGTTCCTGCAGCACCAGCAGCGGGAGGAGGCGGCAGGGCCTGCGCTGGCCCTCTCCCTCATTGAGCGCTACGAGCCCAGCGAGACTG CCAAGGCGCAGCGGCAGATGACCAAGGATGGCTTCCTCATGTACTTACTGTCAGCTGACGGCAGTGCCTTCAGCCTGGCACACCGCCGCGTCTACCAGGATATGGGCCAGCCGCTTAGCCACTACCTGGTGTCCTCTTCGCACAACACCTACCTGCTGGAGGACCAGCTCGCCGGGCCCAGCAGCACTGAGGCCTACATCCG GGCACTGTGCAAAGGCTGCCGCTGCCTAGAGCTCGACTGCTGGGACGGACCCAACCAGGAACCAATCATCTACCACGGCTATACTTTCACTTCCAAGATCCTCTTCTGCGATGTGCTCAGGGCCATCCGGGACTACGCCTTCAAG GCATCCCCCTACCCCGTCATCCTGTCCCTGGAGAACCACTGCACCCTGGAGCAGCAGCGCGTGATGGCGCGGCACCTGCAAGCCATCCTGGGCCCCATGCTGTTGAACCGGCAGCTGGATGGGGTCACCAACAGCCTGCCCTCCCCTGAG CAACTGAAGGGGAAGATCCTGCTGAAGGGGAAGAAGCTCGGGGGGCTCCTGCCTCCTGGAGGGGAGGGTGGCCCTGAGGCCACTGTGGTGTCAGACGAAGATGAGGCTGCTGAGATGGAGGATGAGGCAGTGAGGAGCCGCGTGCAGCACAAGCCCAAG GAGGACAAGCTCAGGCTAGCACAGGAGCTCTCTGACATGGTCATTTACTGCAAGAGCGTCCACTTTGGGGGCTTCTCCAGTCCTGGTACCCCTGGACAGGCCTTCTACGAGATGGCGTCCTTCTCTGAGAACCGTGCCCTTCGACTGCTCCAGGAATCAG GAAACGGCTTTGTCCGCCACAACGTGGGGCACCTGAGCAGAATCTACCCGGCTGGATGGAGAACAGACTCCTCCAACTACAGCCCCGTGGAGATGTGGAACGGGGGCTGCCAGATCG TGGCCCTGAACTTCCAGACACCTGGGCCAGAGATGGACGTGTACCAGGGCCGCTTCCAGGACAACGGGGCCTGTGGGTACGTGCTGAAACCCGCCTTCCTGCGAGACCCCAACGCCACCTTTAACCCCCGCGCCCTGGCTCAGGGGCCCTGGTGGGCACGGAAGCGGCTCAACATCAGG GTCATTTCAGGGCAGCAGCTGCCAAAAGTCAACAAGAATAAGAATTCAATTGTGGACCCCAAGGTAACAGTGGAGATCCATGGCGTGAGCCGGGACGTGGCCAGCCGCCAGACTGCTGTCATCACCAACAACG GTTTCAACCCATGGTGGGACACGGAGTTTGCGTTTGAGGTAGTTGTGCCTGACCTTGCCCTCGTCCGCTTCTTGGTGGAAGATTATGATGCCTCCTCCAAGAACGACTTCATTGGCCAGAGTACCATCCCCTTGAACAGCCTCAAGCAAG GATACCGCCATGTCCACCTCTTGTCTAAGAATGGGGACCAGCATCCATCAGCCACCCTCTTTGTGAAGATCTCCCTCCAGGACTAG